The following proteins are encoded in a genomic region of Arachis ipaensis cultivar K30076 chromosome B02, Araip1.1, whole genome shotgun sequence:
- the LOC107627451 gene encoding uncharacterized protein LOC107627451, giving the protein MADLPPPTPSELLQMVTELQQTKQRMVEENQRMANQIAELTNVRIENNGDRNERVEKEERESDPTHVFETARNEEARPLPENEEIKPDNSMDPFTTGIMNFQKPRRFTLPTTLTPYDGLGDTKKHIKKFRSIMIVNGASDPILCRCFPTFLDGPALDWFCSLTIDSISRFQELAKHFEDHFGASSIYLHDSDYLNTIKQGQNESLKDYVIRFTKVAMSIPDLYPEVHLHAIKSGLQPEKFQEAIVVAKPKSLAEFCEKAKGQMDIEELRQARKADEPQYNKDKDKARDSKKTFKLTPRYDSYTQFNMKRDDIIKKILDSKLIKPPLKAGSYPDAKNTDKSKYYTFHQKYGHTTDECVIVKDLLERLAREGHLDKYISGSDDLITTIHSDNHEARQCYNISLKRPNRALRAQVNSISSSDELSPLADLNPRADVLERLNPTEDLQKTPADMPGIDPSVISHKLALDPFIQPIAQKKRNLRLEKKQASLEVTKKLINAGFIQEI; this is encoded by the exons ATGGCTGATCTACCTCCCCCAACACCCTCTGAACTCCTTCAGATGGTAACTGAGCTGCAACAAACAAAACAACGTATGGTGGAGGAAAATCAAAGGATGGCGAATCAGATCGCCGAGTTAACTAATGTTCGGATTGAAAACAATGGTGATCGTAATGAACGAGTGGAGAAGGAAGAGCGCGAATCTGATCCAACACACGTTTTCGAAACTGCTCGCAACGAAGAAGCTCGGCCTTTGccagaaaatgaagaaattaagccTGATAACTCTATGGATCCATTCACGACTGGTATTATGAATTTTCAAAAACCCAGGAGGTTCACTTTGCCAACAACCTTAACCCCTTATGATGGGTTAGGAGACACGAAGAAGCACATCAAAAAGTTTAGATCTATAATGATAGTAAACGGTGCATCCGATCCTATTTTATGCCGTTGTTTTCCTACCTTtttagacggtcctgcacttgattggttttgttctttgaCTATAGATTCTATTTCTCGTTTTCAGGAACTAGCAAAGCATTTTGAAGATCACTTTGGTGCCTCCTCTATCTACCTACACGATTCTGACTATCTGAACACAATCAAACAAGGTCAGAATGAAAGTCTAAAGGATTACGTTATTCGTTTCACAAAGGTGGCCATGAGCATACCAGATCTTTATCCTGAGGTGCATCTGCACGCCATCAAAAGTGGACTCCAACCAGAAAAATTTCAAGAGGCAATTGTGGTTGCCAAACCAAAGTCCCTTGCGGAGTTCTGTGAAAAGGCTAAAGGTCAGATGGACATCGAGGAGCTCCGACAAGCTCGGAAAGCAGACGAACCCCAATATAACAAAGACAAGGATAAAGCTAGAGATAGCAAGAAAACTTTTAAACTAACCCCTCGCTATGATTCATATACTCAGTTCAACATGAAGAGGGACGACATCATCAAGAAGATTCTCGATTCCAAGCTGATCAAACCTCCCCTAAAGGCCGGTAGCTATCCGGACGCAAAGAACACAGACAAATCCAAATACTACACTTTTCACCAAAAGTATGGACACACCACCGATGAGTGTGTGATTGTAAAAGATCTATTAGAACGCCTAGCTCGGGAAGGCCATCTAGATAAATACATCAGCGGGAGT GATGACCTTATCACAACTATTCACAGTGACAATCATGAAGCTCGTCAGTGCTACAACATTAGTCTGAAAAGGCCTAACCGAGCTTTGAGGGCACAAGTaaacagcatcagcagttctgATGAACTTTCACCTCTTGCCGACCTTAACCCAAGGGCCGATGTCCTCGAACGACTAAACCCAACAGAGGATTTACAAAAA ACCCCTGCCGACATGCCCGGAATTGATCCCTCAGTCATTTCTCACAAGTTGGCACTGGATCCATTTATCCAACCTATAGCACAGAAGAAGCGGAACCTTCGTCTTGAAAAGAAGCAAGCATCTTTGGAAGTGACCAAAAAACTAATTAATGCtggtttcatacaagaaatttag